The genomic interval ATCCACGTGATGCGAATCCGCCGCCATGCCCGTTGCGCAACCGTGCGGATCACAAGTACGTGTTTCTCCACGATGTGCCAGTAGACACGGCACGCGGTCGGGCTCTTCGCGCCGATTTTTTCGAGCACTGGCAAACCCACTACGCCCATATGCGCAAGCTTCTCAACGGCTATATGGATGTCGACGACTTCATTGCCGTCATCAAGGAAGCAGATCATTCCCGCCTCTGGAGCCGCGGCAACCTCCAGGAATGGGAGGTGCCTTATATCTTCCTCGCATGGAAGGAGTGGGCCCCGGTGATAAAGAAAAAAGGACAGCTCTTGCGCCCAGTCTGGCTTCGTTTCTGGTTCGACTCCCGAGTTCGAACGCTTGATGATATATGGATTCGCACCCAAGGCGATCCCAGAATCATAAAGGCCATATATAGGAACCCCGCACGTGGCGGATCTCCCACCCTGCGCCACCTCGTCGATACAAAAACCCTCTATATCGACCAGGCATTTCTTCAGGCACAGTACCGACCGCCTGTCGATTATGTGGTCCTGAAAATGCGTCAGGCTTTCCCCAGGGATTTTCCCTGACGATTTTCGAGTCTGCGTTTGACCCATGTTTTCGCCTCTTCCAGGGTCTGAAACGGCATATATTCTTCCTCGGAAATGAGACTATCGTTCCAGAACACGGCGCATAGCCCGCCGAACGGCCCAGATGAGATCACCATCAGATATCCAGGCTCGTTCTCCTCGATCCATACGGAGGACATCCACTCGACAAAAACCTCGTCCAAGCGATGAGGACGGTACGCCTTGCCAGATCGCTGGTACCAGCGAGACCAATATCCGCCAGGCCCCTCTGGAATTCGCTGGCGGGTCTCCTTCGCCCGCACTGCCCGTAGCGTTGCCCGGTCGCGCCGCGCTACCCACCTCAACAAGTGTTCCGTTTCCGCCGGCTTCATTTCCAGGAGCGGAAACACACCCATTACGGCGTTAAATACAGCGCTCGCCTGAATTTCCCATGGAACCATTATCTTTTTTGCCCGAGGATCAGAAGTCATTCCCCACCCCCAGCACCATCGATCACCACGGTATTATTCGCCGTGTGGAAAACCGCATGAATATTGGCCCCGTTGGCGGCCAGCGCCTGCACGACCTGCGTCACCGCCTGCTGGAAATCCCCAGTGAAGGTCGTCGTGTTCGGCACCATCCAGTCTTCCGGCACCTGCCACACCACCGTCCAGTCCGATTGCGCGGCCCACTTCTGCAACTCCGTCAAAATGAGCCGCCCCTTGGTGAGCACGAAAACCGGCTGCGCCGTAAGATTCGCGGGTTCTGCGGACGCCAGTCCTGCCCCGCGCAGCGGTCCTGCGGACGGCAGCGGTCCTGCGGACGGCAGGGCTGCGGCCGGCAATATGCTCCCCGCAGGGGGCCTTGCGGGCGACAGCTCTGCTTTCCGATACCCGCCCAGATTGGGCGCAGGTGTGACTTCAGGCGAAGCCTTCGGCGGAGCCTTCGGCGAGGCCTTCGGAGCAGCCGACGGCAAGGACACCGGCACAGGCGGCGGCGTCCACAGGGTCAAGGTCTGCTGATCCCACCACAAGGCTCCATGCAAGCCCGCCTGCTGGATCTCCTCCTTCAATGCCAGCGTCCACCGCTCCCGGGTCATGGAACCCGTAACGACCACCGGGAGATCGAGCGTCACCCCGGGCTTGGTGTACACCGTCCACCCCGTCGGCAAAGTCTCCCGCAGCGCCTGCAGGAAATTTACGGTGCCGCGCTGCAGGCGATCGCTGCGATGCGCCACCCCAAAGCCGTGCTGCGCCAACACCGGCTGCACCTCGAGACTTTTCCGGTAGCCGG from Acidithiobacillus caldus ATCC 51756 carries:
- a CDS encoding toxin co-regulated pilus biosynthesis Q family protein; amino-acid sequence: MYQFVVPPENVNPPAVVAPAPVSPGPDLSGYRKSLEVQPVLAQHGFGVAHRSDRLQRGTVNFLQALRETLPTGWTVYTKPGVTLDLPVVVTGSMTRERWTLALKEEIQQAGLHGALWWDQQTLTLWTPPPVPVSLPSAAPKASPKAPPKASPEVTPAPNLGGYRKAELSPARPPAGSILPAAALPSAGPLPSAGPLRGAGLASAEPANLTAQPVFVLTKGRLILTELQKWAAQSDWTVVWQVPEDWMVPNTTTFTGDFQQAVTQVVQALAANGANIHAVFHTANNTVVIDGAGGGE